The DNA window ATTGAAGCAACGGCTGAAAAAATTGCGGCTGATGAAAGTTCGCCTTTTTGGCTTTCGGCAGGAACGAACTCCAAAAGCTGCGCTTTGGGGCACGTTCCAGAATGGAATAGAAATTTCCCCGGATTTTCCCGGGATCGCCGTCCCACCCGAGGGGCTTGAGGGGAATCTTCAATTCCGCGGTCCAGCCGCCCGGCAAAATTTTCGCGGCCGACACCAGACCCAGATCGATACCCTCTTGAAAAGGCTGGGTATGACTGATGATCCTGACCTGAAAGGTCTGGTTGAACGGCGATACTTCGAATTCGTAATACGGAAAGCCGGTTTCGGAAAACGTCACGAACAATTCCACGACGTCGAACATGTAGGGAAATTGCTGAGGGCCAAGAATCTTTTTGGCGTTCAGCGACGGCGCCGACACCGAATAGCTCGCGGTCAGGGCGTCGCCGGCAAGCGAGGCTCTGACTCGAACGGGGTTTTTGAGAACCGACTTCGCCGGCGCGACCAACGACAGGTCACAGGCCAGAGCAGCCGGCGAAGTCAGCAAGGCCGCAGCAAGAAGGAGGAGCCTCATGCAATTCCAAGCCGTGACCGAGGGCGACAATGGCGTCGTAGAAGTTGTTATAGTCTAAAAAACTCGCCTGGCGAGGGCTGGCTCGAAGCGGGACCAATTAGCCTGTTGATGGTTCAGTCCGACAAGTCGCGCATTTTTTCGTCAGGGCCGGGCTTGCCCCGGCCATCCACGCCTTTCCTGCCGCCGCCGCAATAAAACGTGGATGCCCGGGACATCTAGAGACGAAATTAGATTGAGCTGCAGCGAAAACTTCACCTCTCCCATAGGGAGAGGTCGGCGCGTAGCGCCGGGTGAGGGGTTACGGTCTATCGTTGATGCGGCACCCCCTCACCCGATTTGCTGCGCAAATCGACCTCTCCCCGCTGGGGAGAGGTGGAGGGCACACCGATTCAACTTAAAACCATCTTGCTCTAACGCGAAGACGCGCTTCGCGCTTTTGCCCGGGCATGACGAGCTTTACACAAAGCCTCGAGCCGGAAATGGCTCCAGGCTGCGCCGCGGCGCGGCCAGCATGGCGCCGGCGCCCGCGAGTGGGCGAATAGCGAAATTTCGTTCGCTACTCGCCATTGCCTCCATTGCCGTTTCCGTTCTCGGTGTCCTCGCCGATGTGCTCGACTGACACCACGTGCTCGTCTTCTGCGGTGTCGAACACGATGACGCCCTGGGTCGAGCGGCCGGCGATCCGGATGCCCTCGACCGGACAGCGGATCAATTGCCCCTTGTCGGTCACCAGCATGATCTGGTCGCTGTCTTCGACCGGGAACGAGGCCACCAGCTTGCCGTTGCGGCCGTTCACCGACATCGCGACGATGCCCTTGCCGCCGCGTCCCGTGGTCCGGTATTCGAACGACGACGAGCGCTTGCCGAATCCGTTTTCGCTGATGGTCAGCACGAATTGCTCGCTGGCAGACATTTCGACGTAGCGCTGCTCGCCGAGTTCGATGGCGCCCGACGCGTCCTCGCTGTCGGTCCCCGCCTCTTCTTCGACGCCGCCCCGTCGTACCGCATTGGCGCGGCGCAGATAGGCGGCGCGCTCCTCGGCATCGGCATCCATGTGGAGCAGGATGGTGAGCGAGATCAGCTTGTCGCCTTTGGGCAGCGCGATGCCGCGCACGCCCATCGAGGTGCGGCCCTGGAACACCCGCACGTCGGTGACGGGGAAGCGGATGCACTGGCCGCCGGCGGCGGTCAGCAGCACGTCGTCATGCTCGGTGCAGATCTGCACGTCGACGATCGCCTCGTCGGCGTCGAGCTTCATGGCGATGATGCCGGAGCGGCGGACGTCGACGAAATCCGACAGCTTGTTGCGGCGGACGTTGCCGCCGGTCGTCGCAAACATCACGTCGAGATTGGCCCAGGAGGCTTCATCCTCCGGCAGCGGCATGATGGTGGTGATGCGCTCGCCCTGCTCCAGCGGCAGAATATTGATCAGCGCCTTGCCGCGTCCGTTCGGCGCCGCCACCGGCAGCCGCCAGACCTTCTCTTTGTAGACCTGCCCGCGCGACGAGAAGAACAATACCGGCGTATGGGTCGAGGCCACGAACAGGCGGCTGACGAAATCCTCGTCGCGGGTCTGCATGCCCGAGCGGCCCTTGCCGCCGCGGCGCTGCGCGCGATAGGTCGACAGCGGCACGCGCTTGACGTAGCCGGCATGCGAGACCGTCACCACCATGTCCTCGCGCTGGATCAGGTCCTCGTCCTCGACCTCGTCTTCATGCTCGACGATGACGGTCTTGCGCGGCGTTGCGAATTCCGACTTCACGGCAAGGAGCTCATCCTTGACGATCGTCTGGACGCGGGCGCGCGAGCGCAGGATGTCGAGGTAGTCGGCGATTTCTGCCGCCAGCTTGTCGAGCTCCTCGGAAATCTCCTCGCGCCCGAGCGCGGTAAGCCGCGCCAGCCGCAGTTCGAGAATGGCCTTGGCCTGCTCGAACGACAGCCGCGCGGTGCCGTCTTCGGCCAGCCGATGGCGCGGATCGTCGATCAGCGTGATCATGGCGGCGACGTCCTGGGCCGGCCAGTCGCGCGACATCAGGGTTTCGCGCGCGGTGTTGGGATCCGGCGAGGTCCGGATCACCCGGATGATCTCGTCGATGTTCGCCACCGCAATCGCCAGACCGACCAGGATGTGGGCGCGGTCGCGGGCCTTGTTGAGCAGGAATTTGGTGCGGCGGGTGATCACCTGCTCGCGGAAGGCGATGAACAGCGTCAGCAGGTCCTTCAGGTTCATCACCTGCGGCCGGCCCGAATCCAGCGCCAGCACATTGGCGGCAAAATTGGTCTGCAGCGGCGTGAACCGATAGAGCTGATTCAACACGACTTCCGCCATGGTATCGCGCTTTACTTCCACGACGACGCGGTAACCGTCGCGGTCGGACTCGTCCCGCAGCGCCGTAATGCCCTCGATCTTCTTCTCGCGTTGCAGTTCGCCGATGCGCTCGACCATCGAGGCCTTGTTCACCTGGTAGGGAATTTCCGTGATGATGATGGCTTCGCGGTCCTTGCCGAAGGTCTCGATCTTCACCTTGCCGCGCATCACGATGGAGCCGCGGCCGAGATGATAGGCCGAACGGATGCCCTGGCGTCCGAGGATGACGCCGCCGGTCGGGAAATCAGGGCCCGGAATGATCTTGATGAGGTCGTCGATACTGAGCGCGGGATCATTTATCAGCGCGACGCAGGCGTCGACCACTTCGCCGAGATTGTGCGGCGGAATGTTGGTCGCCATGCCGACGGCGATGCCGCCGGCGCCGTTGACCAGCAGGTTGGGAAATTTGGCCGGAAGGACGCGAGGCTCGCTCTCGGAGCCATCGTAATTCGGCTGGAAATCGACGGTGTCCTCGTCGATATCCCCGAGCACCGCGAGCGCCGACCGGGTCAGACGCGCTTCCGTATATCGATAGGCTGCCGGGGGATCGCCGTCGACCGAGCCGAAATTGCCCTGCCCGTCGATCAGCGGCACGCGCATGGAGAAATCCTGCGCCATCCGGACCATTGCATCGTAAATCGACTGGTCGCCGTGCGGATGATATTTACCGATCACGTCGCCGACGACGCGCGCGGACTTGACGTACTTCTTGTCCGGCGTGTGCCCCTGCTCGTACATCGAATACAGAATGCGGCGATGCACGGGCTTGAGGCCGTCGCGCGCATCGGGCAACGCGCGCGCCACGATCACGCTCATGGCGTAATCGAGGTAGGAGCGTTTCATCTCGTCGAGGATGGATACGGGACGAATATC is part of the Bradyrhizobium erythrophlei genome and encodes:
- the gyrA gene encoding DNA gyrase subunit A, coding for MSDPEDKKPGEPPAPSDIRPVSILDEMKRSYLDYAMSVIVARALPDARDGLKPVHRRILYSMYEQGHTPDKKYVKSARVVGDVIGKYHPHGDQSIYDAMVRMAQDFSMRVPLIDGQGNFGSVDGDPPAAYRYTEARLTRSALAVLGDIDEDTVDFQPNYDGSESEPRVLPAKFPNLLVNGAGGIAVGMATNIPPHNLGEVVDACVALINDPALSIDDLIKIIPGPDFPTGGVILGRQGIRSAYHLGRGSIVMRGKVKIETFGKDREAIIITEIPYQVNKASMVERIGELQREKKIEGITALRDESDRDGYRVVVEVKRDTMAEVVLNQLYRFTPLQTNFAANVLALDSGRPQVMNLKDLLTLFIAFREQVITRRTKFLLNKARDRAHILVGLAIAVANIDEIIRVIRTSPDPNTARETLMSRDWPAQDVAAMITLIDDPRHRLAEDGTARLSFEQAKAILELRLARLTALGREEISEELDKLAAEIADYLDILRSRARVQTIVKDELLAVKSEFATPRKTVIVEHEDEVEDEDLIQREDMVVTVSHAGYVKRVPLSTYRAQRRGGKGRSGMQTRDEDFVSRLFVASTHTPVLFFSSRGQVYKEKVWRLPVAAPNGRGKALINILPLEQGERITTIMPLPEDEASWANLDVMFATTGGNVRRNKLSDFVDVRRSGIIAMKLDADEAIVDVQICTEHDDVLLTAAGGQCIRFPVTDVRVFQGRTSMGVRGIALPKGDKLISLTILLHMDADAEERAAYLRRANAVRRGGVEEEAGTDSEDASGAIELGEQRYVEMSASEQFVLTISENGFGKRSSSFEYRTTGRGGKGIVAMSVNGRNGKLVASFPVEDSDQIMLVTDKGQLIRCPVEGIRIAGRSTQGVIVFDTAEDEHVVSVEHIGEDTENGNGNGGNGE